The Neovison vison isolate M4711 chromosome 5, ASM_NN_V1, whole genome shotgun sequence genome includes a region encoding these proteins:
- the CCDC40 gene encoding coiled-coil domain-containing protein 40 yields MAEPGDQDGGSQQESESALEGGEAGNHESDRVSPTGKTSDPNTDEAASATELSEEEITAPGEVTSEGEMEAEGEMEAEGGGEAEEVGIDGEGEMEEEFEFEGDEVEFESEGEFESEGEFESDMEASSPEGRVSSLDLAPSEEGAGEVPQEETGPSSWHEHLSGEGVPEDREAARPSESRDLRDISTQPSRQVVDSSEPAGQDASGAQASKSKQTSDGLEQEVFPLGARHRLRLSQGSSITSSDSEELLVSTEEPRLQEPVVLAVPPGVPPEAPDAQPQRGAVPAFLDRIQRLSTGEEGTLERTESEGSDEAEEDGQQLVVLDPDHPLMVRFQAALKNHLNRQIESLKLELRELVVATKQSRMQRQELGMELYGVQQHLARLQMQLERSHDLHSTAACARQRREEELRSARLLYARTCEAADNERKKLAALQTELDGLALHLFYMQNIEQDVRDDIRVMQQVVKKSEVQRTRAEVEKKQQDLHVDQLTSRAHRLEEQITLLEAQSCAQAEDTRVLRKAVSEACMEIDAINVEKRRILQQWAACLVGMKHRDEAHGTIQEALSECQHQIMSIDGEIEAYKKSIMKEEEKNEKLASILNREETEAGLMQKLTAQSLSKQEALQSEFNTYRLALQDTEDALGKAQMEYAASTGDLQSVQQSTQHELELRRRMDASMVEKLQEHMTSNKMTKYFRQLILKLQKQKTNLVTHLSKIDGDIAQTTLNITNTNCRLDMHQKTLAELDKEVKKVNDLITNSENEISRRTILIERKQGLINFFNKQLEQMVSELGGEEVGPLELEIKRLSKLIDENNTSVTQAQVTWLRLQQEMVKVTQEREEQLASLDMFKKEIRILEQKKLRIENKIDQEKKEQKEIERRMKDLDNDLKKLSALMSKNRSSSEGLQQDNLVTEKEFVRALKASERETIQMQERLNQLQEEKEATLSNLVEAEHQIMLWEKKIQLAKEMRASVDSETGQTEIRAMKAEIHRMKVRHGQLLKQQEKMIRDMELAVARRETISTQAKGQAKMDKKLLTRTDFHHQQTELRRKIRDIHKATEECTKTILELEETQKHVSRSLSEKQEQLSVMQSSTDELEADLDRLLALKQQNLSELVALQTRVKHLQAVKDGRYVFLFRSKQSLLQEHRRLDNRLAVISTILDRVKNENPQFQAALLKVSQTIASKLRPSESP; encoded by the exons GTATCCCCCACCGGGAAGACCAGTGACCCAAACACGGATGAGGCTGCTAGTGCCACCGAGCTCTCTGAGGAGGAGATCACGGCCCCTGGGGAAGTCACAAGTGAAGGAGAAATGGAAGCTGAGGGGGAAATGGAAgctgaggggggaggggaagctgaaGAAGTGGGAAttgatggagaaggagaaatggaagaGGAATTCGAATTTGAAGGGGATGAAGTCGAATTTGAATCTGAAGGGGAATTTGAATCTGAAGGGGAATTCGAGTCTGACATGGAAGCCTCATCCCCTGAAGGGAGAGTCAGTTCCTTAGATCTGGCTCCTTCAGAAGAGGGTGCTGGGGAGGTGCCCCAAGAGGAAACGGGCCCCAGCTCGTGGCATGAACACTTAAGCGGGGAAGGTGTTCCCGAAGACAGAGAAGCCGCCCGCCCATCGGAATCCAGAGACTTGAGGGACATCTCCACGCAGCCATCCCGGCAGGTAGTAGACTCCTCCGAGCCAGCAGGCCAGGATGCTTCCGGAGCCCAGGCCAGCAAATCG AAACAGACCAGTGACGGGCTGGAGCAGGAAGTGTTTCCTCTGGGGGCGCGACACCGCCTCCGACTGAGCCAGGGAAGCAGCATCACGTCCTCGGACTCGGAGGAGCTGCTCGTGAGCACGGAGGAGCCCCGCCTGCAGGAGCCAG TAGTGCTCGCTGTgcccccaggtgtccccccagaaGCGCCCGATGCACAGCCCCAGAGAGGGGCCGTCCCCGCCTTCCTGGACCGGATCCAGCGGCTGAGCACCGGCGAAGAGGGGACCCTGGAGAGAACGGAGTCAGAGGGCAGTGACGAGGCCGAGGAAGACGGACAGCAGCTGGTGGTTCTGGACCCCGACCAC CCCCTGATGGTGAGGTTCCAGGCCGCGCTGAAGAACCACCTCAATCGCCAGATAGAGAGTCTGAAGCTGGAGCTGCGGGAGCTGGT CGTGGCCACCAAGCAAAGCCGAATGCAGCGGCaggagctgggcatggagctctACGGGGTCCAGCAGCACCTGGCCCGGCTGCAGATGCAGCTGGAGAGGAGCCACGACCTGCATTCGACGGCGGCCTGCGCCCGGCAGCGGAGGGAGGAGGAGCTGCGGAGCGCGCGCCTGCTCTACGCCAGGACCTGCGAGGCCGCTGACAACGAGCGGAAAAAGC tggCGGCTCTGCAGACGGAGCTGGACGGCCTGGCCCTGCACCTGTTCTACATGCAGAACATAGAGCAGGACGTGCGTGATGACATCCGCGTGATGCAGCAGGTGGTGAAGAAGTCGGAGGTGCAGCGGACGCGGGCGGAGGTGGAGAAGAAGCAGCAG GACCTGCACGTGGACCAGCTCACCAGCAGAGCACACCGGCTGGAGGAGCAGATCACGCTGCTGGAGGCTCAGAGCTGCGCCCAGGCCGAGGACACGCGGGTCCTCCGGAAGGCCGTGAGCGAG GCCTGCATGGAGATCGACGCCATCAACGTGGAGAAAAGGCGCATCCTGCAGCAGTGGGCAGCCTGCCTGGTGGGCATGAAGCACCGCGACGAGGCCCACGGGACCATCCAGGAGGCGCTCAG CGAATGCCAGCACCAGATCATGTCCATCGACGGGGAGATCGAGGCCTACAAGAAATCCATcatgaaggaggaagagaagaacgaGAAGCTGGCGAGCATCCTGAACCGCGAGGAGACGGAGGCCGGCCTGATGCAGAAGCTGACGGCGCAGAGCCTGAGCAAGCAGGAGGCGCTGCAGAGCGAGTTCAACACCTACCGGCTGGCGCTGCAGGACACGGAGGACGCGCTGGGCAAGGCCCAAATG GAGTACGCGGCCAGCACGGGCGACCTGCAGTCCGTCCAGCAGTCCACGCAGCACGAGCTGGAGCTGAGGAGGAGGATGGACGCCTCCATGGTGGAGAAGCTGCAGGAGCACATGACGTCCAACAAGATGACCAAGTACTTCCGCCAGCTCATCCTGAAGCTGCAGAAGCAGAAGACCAACCTG GTGACACATCTTTCCAAAATTGACGGCGACATTGCTCAGACCACCCTGAACATCACAAACACCAACTGCAGGCTGGACATGCACCAGAAGACGCTGGCGGAGCTCGACAAGGAAGTGAAGAAGGTCAATGACCTCATCACCAACAGCGAGAACGAGATCTCTAGGCGCACAATCCTGATCGAAAGAAAGCAAGGCCTCATCAACTTCTTCAATAAGCAGCTGGAGCAGATGGTTTCTGAGCTGGGG GGGGAAGAAGTGGGGCCTCTGGAGCTTGAAATCAAAAGGCTGAGCAAGCTGATCGACGAGAACAACACCAGCGTGACCCAGGCCCAGGTGACCTGGCTCCGCCTGCAGCAGGAGATGGTGAAGGTCACTCAGGAGCGGGAGGAGCAGCTGGCGTCCCTGGACATGTTCAAGAAGGAGATACGCATCCTGGAGCAGAAGAAGCTGCGGATAGAAA ACAAGATCGACCAGGAGAAGAAGGAGCAAAAGGAGATCGAGCGCCGCATGAAGGACCTGGACAACGACCTGAAGAAGCTCAGCGCGCTGATGAGCAAGAACCGGAGCAGCTCCGAGGGGCTGCAGCAGGACAACCTGGTGACCGAGAAGGAGTTCGTGCGCGCGCTCAAG GCCTCGGAGAGGGAGACCATCCAGATGCAGGAGAGGCTGAACCAGCTgcaagaggagaaggaggccACGCTGAGCAACCTGGTGGAGGCGGA ACACCAGATCAtgctttgggagaaaaaaatccagCTGGCAAAAGAGATGCGGGCATCGGTGGATTCCGAGACCGGCCAGACAGAGATCCGAGCCATGAAGGCGGAGATCCACAGGATGAAG GTCAGGCACGGGCAGCTGCTGAAGCAGCAGGAGAAGATGATCCGGGACATGGAGCTGGCCGTCGCCCGCAGAGAGACCATCTCCACCCAGGCCAAGGGGCAGGCCAAGATGGACAAGAAGTTGCTCACCCGGACGGACTTCCACCACCAGCAGACAGAGCTGCGGCGCAAGATCAGGGACATTCACAAG GCTACCGAGGAGTGCACCAAAACCATCCTAGAACTGGAAGAAACTCAAAAGCACGTGAGCCGCTCCCTCTCGGAGAAGCAGGAACAGCTGTCGGTGATGCAGTCCAGTACTGACGAGCTCGAGGCCGACCTGGACCGGCTCTTGGCCCTCAAGCAACAG AACCTCTCGGAGCTGGTGGCCCTGCAGACGCGGGTCAAGCACCTCCAGGCTGTGAAGGACGGGAGGTACGTGTTCCTGTTCCGCTCCAAGCAGTCGCTGCTGCAGGAGCACAGGCGCTTGGACAATCGGCTGGCCGTCATCAGCACCATCCTCGACCGGGTGAAGAACGAGAACCCCCAGTTCCAGGCCGCCCTGCTCAAGGTCAGCCAGACCATCGCCAGCAAGCTCCGGCCATCCGAGTCCCCCTAG